In Candidatus Nitrosotalea sinensis, the sequence TTGATATACTCAAACACTATCTGATAATATGATTTTGAACAATCACATAGATACAATAAGGATGGAAATTACAAATGAATGTAAATCTGAATAGGCTAACATTTGTCTTCACATTAATTCTTGTTGTAACTTTATCTTCACAATCTATACTTTCAATGAATCAATCACATTACGCTTTTGCAGATAGTGTAACTGCCACAATCACAACTGGCACAGGTCCTTACGGAGTAGCTGTCAATCCCAATACAAATACCGTGTATGTAGGCAATAGTGGTGGTAATACAGGCGACACTGTTTCTGTAATCAACGGTGCAACTAATGCAGTTACAGCTACAATCACTGTTGGCACAGTTGCTCCTCAAGGAATAGCAGTCAACCCCAACACAAATACCGTCTATGTAGCCACTGCTAACGGCAATACTGGTGCTGGTAACACTATTTCTGTAATCAACGGTGCAACTAATGCAGTTACATCTACAATCAACGTTGGCCACGAACCTGTAGGAATTGCAGTCAACCCTAACACAAATACAATCTATGTAACCAATTATGGATCAGGCTATGGGGACACTGTTTCTGTAATAGATGGCAACACTAATGCAGTTACATCTACAATCAACGTTGGCCAAGGTCCTGTCGGAATAGCAGTCAACCCTAACACAAATACCATTTATGTTACAAATGAAAATAGTAACACCGTTTCTGTAATAGATGGCAACACTAATGCAGTTACATCTACAATCAACGTTGGCACAGGTACTTTTGGTATCGCAGTCAATTCCAATACAAATACTGCATATGCAAGCAGTATTGGAAGCAGCACAGTCAATGCCGTTTATGTAATCAACGGTGCAACTAATGCAGTTACATCTACAATTCCTGTTGGCTTACAACCTCAAGGAGTTGCAGTCAATCCTACTACAAATAATATCTATGTTGCCAACCAAGGACTTGGTGCTGGTAACACTGTTTCTGTAATAGATGGCAACACTAATGCAGTTACATCTACAATTACTGTCGGAACAGGTCCTAATGGTATTGCAGTCAACCCCAACACAAATACTGTCTATGTAACCAATTACGGAAATGGAGGTACAGGCAATACAGTCTCAGTAATATCTACATCTACTACTGATACAACTTCGCCAGTTCTAACTGTACCTCAAGACATCACAGTATCTCCAACAAGTACAGCGGGTGCTGTTGTAACCTTTACTGTTTCTGCAACAGATCCAGATGATACTGCCAGTACACCTGTATGCGATACAGCATCCGGCTCGACATTTCCAATTGGCACTACTACAGTAACATGTACCTCGACAGATACTCACGGTAACACTGGATCAGCATCGTTTACGGTCACAGTTCTTACACCAACTCAAGCATCACAACAGCTTACTACTACAATAACTAACATGAACTTGTCAAGTGGACAAACCTCAAGCCTCAATTCCCAGCTTACATCTGCAATAAACTCCCTTAATTCAAATCAAAATACTCAAGCAAAGAATCAACTTAACGCATTCATAAATCATGTTAATGCACAAACAGGAAAAACAATCACACAAGCTCAAGCTGTTCAGTTGATAGGTGCTGCACAAAATATTATAAAATCAATACCATAAATTTCTAAAATAAACATTAAGGAAAAGAATCTTGTAAACAAATCTTCAGGTTCCGACTTGTAAGGATTTGAATCTTGCAAATTTTGAATTAAAAAATAAAACGAAGAATTAATACAAAGTTTAATTTTTATTAAATTAATTCTGTATCTATTTCCAAAATGATTTTCAACACACAACCCCTGTTAGAAAATGACAAAGTAATTCTTTATCCTTTACAAGAAAAAGATTTTGAAGATTTGTATGCAGTAGCTTCAGATCCTAAAATATGGGAGCAGCATCCAAATAAGGACCGATGGAAAAAAGACGTATTTCACACATTCTTTGATGGAGCAATCCAAAGCAAAGGAGCTTTTAAAATTGTGGATAGAGCAACAGGAAATGTAATAGGAAGTACACGGTTTTACGATTACAATCAAAAAGAAGATCACATATTCATAGGCTATACATTTTATGCCACACCTTATTGGGGCAAAGGCATCAACCAATCAGTAAAAGTAATGATGCTTGATTATATTTTTCAATTCGTTTCAAAGGTACGTTTTCACATTGGGGAAAACAACATTCGTTCTCAAATAGCCATCAGTCGCTTGGGCGCAGAAAAAATCGCTGAACAGGAAGTGACATATTTTGGAGAGTCTCTGCGCCTAAATTTTGTATATGAAATCAGCAAACAAAAGTGGGAAACATATCGAAGTAAGAAATATTGATTTTACACACCAGCGTCTTTACCAATCCTTGATGCCATCTTAATGATCTCTTGTTCCTTCAAATTTCCAAAGATTTTGATAAAAACAGTTTTGTTAATACTGACTAGTCCAATTTGTGGCTGGAATACATCCCAATCCAGAAATTTCTTAAGAGCTTGGTTTACAAGTGTGTTGGTGCTTATGTCTTTATTCCTAGATTCATTGCGTAATTTTGTAATGATGTCATCATTCAATCTGAAGGTGATGGTGGATGTTTTCTTTGTTCCACTTGTTATCATATGATGTGTCTCATGTTGAAGTATTTACGAGATAATTAACATTGTCAACTGATTTTGTTACGGAATGTTTTTCTTCTATTAGCGTATTCTGTGATTGTACCAAAAGCTTTAACAAATACTTGATTGAAAATATGCTTCTGTTTATTATAAAATAATTTAATGTTTATACTACAATCAGTTAAAATGTAAAAATGGTTTAGCATTTTGAAATTCATTTGTTTGCATGACACTTGGTTGACTTTCAAGAATATTGTAAATGAAAAACCAAACCTTATAGGTCCAAAATATTAGCTTCAGATATTGTCTGCAGAAGATAGAAAACCAGATCGTTCTACACAACACCTAGCAAATGAACGTACTTTTCTTGCATGGATACGCACTTGCATAGCCATCATGGGATTAGGTTTTGTAGTTGCAAGATTCAGTCTATTTCTTAGAGAATTCAGCATCCTTACAAAAAATCAGACAATTCCGCCAAACTTGCCGTCGCAGTCCTCCTCAACCATACTTGGTATGAGTATGATTGGTCTTGGAATTTTATTGATAATTTACGCATTGATAAATTATCTCAAAGCTCAGAAGGACATAGAAGCAGGAAAATATCTACCACGACACTCTACGATGTACATAGCAAGTATCGGTCTTGCTATGTTTGGAGCCATAGTGCTTGTCTATTTGATTCTAATATCTTCTTGATTATACTACGAGTTTCATGATCTTTTAGCAAGATTCGGGTTGTTCCTATGTTATCAGAATTAGACATGAGAAAATTTGGTCACTTACTGTTTGTTTTCAATTACAAGCAATGTATTCTGATCCTTCCATGTTATTTTGTCTAGATCATCATAATGATTCAATATGTTTTGCACAAATCTGTGCAATGCTTCTCGAAATTCATGTTTTTTATAAAACTTAAAAGTTGAATAATGGTGATTTTTTGCCTGTTCTACAAGTTTTTCCAGTGGATAGACTCTACTGTGTTCAAAAAACTTGACCGAATTGATGTTCAGGTTTGGATCTTTCTCAAAAGCTAATTTTAACTCATCTAGCTCATAAAGACGATTTTCTTTTTTCTCAAATAAAGGAAAATGCATTCCCCAGATAGTCTTTGCATTCTGGTCTCTCAATCTAGTGTATATGAATAATCTTCCATTGTTTTTGAGTACTCTTGAAGATTCTTTTAAGAAATTTTGCAGTGAAAAATGATGAACTGCATTAAATGACATGACACAATCAAGCGAGTCTGTTTGTAACGGTATTTTGTGAGAATCACTTCGTATTGGAGTAAAATTTGTAATATTGTTGCTTACAAAATGCTCCTTTAGTTGTCGTAACATTTCTCTATTATTATCAAGACAAAAAAGATGACATTTTTCTCCCAAATGTTGAGCTAACTTGAGACTGTATCTGCCTGTACCACATCCGATATCTACCGCATGTATTTTTGGGAGGTGTTGAAGCTTGTTAGTGATAAACAATATGGGTCCAAGATCTGTGGTTCTCAATTCACGATAACGTGGAGCAATATGTAAAAAATGATCATACATTTTATTTAATGTGGATTTTTTTCGTGTCATTTTCAATTTTTATAAACCTGAATTTTTATGGTTTTAAAATCTTGCCCATAACAAATAAAAACTATGAAAATTTTTGATGAAAACCTATGAAAGTTTAATCTTGTGTTTCTGTTATTAAAAATAGAATCTCGTTAGTTGATGTAAACAGAATCAGAATAAAATTCTACAGGCATGTGATTTTCTCATTCTTGAAAATCACGATATAATGTTATACTGATTTGTTAGCGAACAATCAATGACTGATCTACGCCGCCACATGGGGCTTTTTTCAACCGCCCTGTATGAGGTTGGCATAATTCTTGGTGCTGGAATCTAGAATTTTCATGATTGAGGTGACAACATTACTTTTTGTCGTGCTTGGAAATGAAATAAAAATTAAGGAAAGGTTTTTGGATTTGAACTTGATCGTGTGCCAATTATTTGATCTCAAAAGACTCTTAAATAAGTAGATGATCTACCTAGGTAGTAGATCTACTATGAGAAAATCTCTGGTCACAGGAGCAATCGGCGGTGGAGCCGCAGTGGTCATAGTTTTTCTATTCGTGTTTAATGGCTCCACCTCTCAATATTCTCTGTATGTTGATGCAAGAACAGAATCAGGAGATGGCGTCTCAGAATCACATGTAACTCTTTTAAATTCAGGTTCTAGTGCATTAACAAATCTCAAAATCAATTATGGCAACTATACAGACAAGATTCCAATACTCAAGCCTGGAGAGCGAGTGATCTTATCACCACCATCTTCATCAACTACAGTGACTGTTACTGATGATCAAGGTATCACAATAAAAAAACCATTCCAGCAATTCAATGAATAGATGATTTTGACATCAATGACAAACAAAAAAATCTATTTTGGCATTATTGGTATGGCTGGTGCAGTAATCATGGCGACATTGCTAATCTATTCAACAGAAAACATTGGAAAAAATGAAAATAAAGAAAACCTAGTACAGTCCAAACTTAATTCATCATCACTTAAGCTAATTCAAACTATACAACTGCCAAATGTTTCTGGAAGAATTGATCACATGGATATTGATCTTGATGGAAAAAGATTGTTTGTATCTGAGCTAGGAAATAATTCAGTTGATGTTATAGATCTTACAACAGAAAAACACATCAAATCAATTACTGGTCTACATGAGCCTCAAGGTATTGTATTTGTCCCTAACACAAACAAAATTTTTGTTGCAAACGGACAAGATGGAACAGTTCAGATTTTTGATGCTAGCACATACTCTCTTGTAAATACAATATCTCTTACAGGTGATGCTGACAACATCCATTATGATCAATATCAGAAACTGGTATACGTTGGGTTTGGAAATGGAGGCTTGGCAATAATAGATCCCACAAAACTAGAATTGCTTGATATCATAAAACTCGATGGACATCCAGAATCATTTCAGATTTCAGACAAATTACAACCTGGAATCTTTGTCAATGTTCCAGAAGACAACTCAATAGCAATAATTGATGCTCAAAAAAGAACCATATCTACAAAGTGGCAAAATAGTGAAGCAGGTGGAAATTACCCCATGGCATTAGATGATGGTAACCATAGGCTCTTTATAGTCTACAGATCCCCCTCTCAGCTTCAAGTAATCAACACAGATACTGGTAAACCTGTAGCAAAATTAGACATTGTAAAAGATGCTGACGACATATTCTTTGATAATAAAACTGGACAAATCTACATCACAGGAGGCGAAGGATACTTGGATGTAATATCCCAAAAAGATGCTAACAACTACCAAGAAATAGCAAAGACACCAACTGGTGATGGAGGTAGAACTTCTCTTTTTGTACCACAGTTGGATAGGCTCTACATAGCAGTTCCTGATTATTCTGGATCTGATGCAAAGTTACTAGTGTTTGAAACCCACAAAATTCAATAATTATTTAGAACCGCGCTTGTGTTTTTCATTCCATTCAAATTCTATGTGAATTTCAAACTTGTCCTTTCCTTCTTTTGTCTTTTCCTTAGCATAAAGAAATTTGAACTCAAGTGGATCAGTTGGATTTTTCACAGAAACTTTCTTTGAAGATGGAATTATCTTGCTCATCTCAAGATTGTCTTTACTTTGCAATGATTTTCCAAGATTCGAAAAGATCTTGACTAGATCATCTTTTGAGATTTCAGATTTGTGGCGAAATACAGCTTGATGAGTCTCCCAGTGATTTTCTATTATCTCTGCCATCTTTGACCAGTGTACCATTGATTCTGCAAGTTCATCTTCTCCTTTTTTTGTTATAGCATAATGCTTTCTGTCAGGTGCCTTGTCCATAAACTCAACTTTACTTGTAACTGATTTGTTTTCTTCAAGTTTTTCTAAAGCTGGATATATGGTACCTGTTTTAGGTTTCCAGTATCCGGAGAATTTTTTCTCAAGTTCTTTAATTATTTCATAACCATACATTGGACGCTCTGCCAGTAAGAGAAGTAGCCACAAGGAAACTGCACCCACCTTCATTCCTTTTTGTTTTATCATGATTTTACTACATATAGGATTAAACAAGTCTTATATGTAGATTATCTACATAGTGTATTCTAATGAAATGGGTAACAAGAGAGCATGCAAAGGTGGACAGGATTGCTTGCCCCTGGTTAATCAAGAACTTTGTAGACAAGGATGCAGAGTTTCTCTTTGTTCCTGCTGATAGTGTAATGCAGACTGCAAAGGAGAAAAACGCCACACCGTATGATGTATCAAATGTTGAACTTGGTCATCATGGAGAAGAATGCTCTTTTGATGCCATTGTGAAAAAATATGGTTTGGACAAGAAGGATAAGGCACTAGTCGAGGTAGCAAAGATAGTTCGAGGTGCAGATACTCCAAACAGATCTCTGACACCCCAATCTGAAGGTCTACTTGCCATAGCATATGGCTTTAGCATGAATGCAAAAGATGACCATGACAACATGAGTAAACAGTTTTACGTATATGATGCCCTTTACAGTTTTTGCAAATGGAAGTTAAAGCAGCCAAATTAGCTAGTCTTAAACTACGATAAATTTGCATTATTGAAAACCTAGATCTTGTTTAATAGTAAGAAGTGATAAAATAAAAAAATAACATGACTAGGGACATGAGAGGAATTTGTGTCGACTGTGGATTTCAAGTCCGAGGAGATACATTAGATGATTTAGATGAGAGCTTTACATTACATTTTGAAAATGATGGTCATGATACCTACTATTTTGTAGATAAAGAAGGCAAAAAAATAGAAAGAGATGTTTCTAAATTATAACTATTTTTTAACTAGATTGTAATTGTTTATTCAATTTCTTCTAGATGAAAATTCTAAAATTATGCCAATAAGTTAATTTCGAAAAATTAATTTAGGAATTGCGTTCTATGCTCTAAATTTTATCCTAGATAGCATTGTAACTGATGCAAAGCCTATTACAAGCAATATTGCAGCAATAGGAAATTCTGGCACTGTGGCCTGTGCTAATGAATATCCTAGTACTCTGTCGTTAAGAAAATCTACAATCCATAGATTGCCTGATGGGTCAAATCCAATACCATAGGGATTATTCAATCCAGTTGCTGTGAGCGCGCCAGTGCCTGTAGTAAAACTGGGCTGGCCTATTACTGTAGTTGCAGCCTCACCATTTGTAAATCCTGTTCCTTTTAGGAACTCTAGTGCCCTGTTGCCAGGTTGATCTGTAACCCATAGGTTACCTGACGAGTCAAATGCAATGCCATAAGGACCAATAAATCCCGTTGCAGTGAGCGCACTAGTATTTGTAGTAAAGTTTGGCTGGCCTATTACTGTAGTTGCAGCCTCGCCAGTAGAAAGAGGCGTAGTGTACTCTATTACTCTCTTGTTATCTTGATCTGTAACCCATAGGTTACCTGACGAGTCAAATGCAAGATCATAAGGAACACACAACTCTGTTGCTGTAGTAACGCAATTATTTGTAGTAAAGTTTGGCTGGCCTATTACTGTAGTTGCAGCCTCGCCATTAGAAAATGGTGCAGTATATTCTAACACTCTGTCATTATACTCATCTACAACCCATAAGTTACCTGATGAATCAAATTTAAGACTAGAAGGAAAATGCAATCCCGTTGCAGTGAGCGCACTAGTATTTGTAGTAAAGTTTGGCTGGCCTATTACAAGAGATGCTGCCTCGCCATTAGAAAATGGTTTTTTATATTCTAGTACTCTGCTGTTGTAAAAATCTGCGACCCATAAGTTACCTGACGAGTCAAATGCAAGACCAGAAGTACCATTTTCTCCAGTTGCTGTGGTGGCCTTGGCAAATGAAGTAAAGTTTGGTTGGCCTATTACTGTAGTTGCAGCCTCGCCATTAGAAAATGGTGCAGTGTACTCTAACACTCTATTGTTGCCATCATCTGCGACCCATAAGTTACCTGACGAGTCAAATGCAAGACCGATAGGAGAATTCTCTCTAGTTGCGTTGGGAGTAAAATCATTTGTAGTAAAGCTTGATTGGCCTATTACTGTAGTTGCACTCTGCCCGTTGGTAAAAGCATATGCAGCTAAATTTAATGGAAGGATACATGCGGTAAAACCAAGAACAAGTAATACGATGAAGGTTTTTCTTAAAGTCACATTAAGATGATTCTTAATCAACGAATCGAGTTTTTTGTAGTTCTATATATGCGATTTCTATTTTGATAAAAAACTAAAAGGAATTTTGTATCTACTCTGAGATTGTAATGCGAAGAATTTTAGCCTCTATGTCGGGGCAGTCATTCTTGCCTCTTGGAAGGCGGCCTATCTTGTCGGCAACTTCCATGCCACTCTTTACCTCACCAAACGCTGTATACTGGCCATCAAGAAATGTGCTGTCGCCTGTTACGATGAAAAACTGTGAACCTGCACTGTTAGGATCATCAGACCTTGCCATTGAGACAACGCCTCTCACATGTGGTTTTGAATTAAATTCCGCCCTTATGGTATATCCAGGTCCTCCCATCCCCCAGCTGCTTTTGTTTGGTTGCTTTGTATTTGGATCTCCTCCCTGAATCATAAATCCGGGTATTATCCTGTGGAAAAGTATGCCGTCATAAAAATTGGACTTGGCCAGTTTGACAAAGTTCCTTACAGTCTCAGGAGCATAATTTGGTAATAGTTCGAAAACAATATTTCCAAAGTTAGTCTCTATTGTAGCCTGTTGCACATTTTTACAAACAGTAATTTTATCATAATAATCTTTCTTCACTCCTATGTCAATAAGGGAATTTTGTAACGAGTCTCACAGAGTTTGAATCTTACAGGGATTTGATGAAAATCAACTGTAATTTTGCTTATTGGTCTTTGGACTTTGGTACACTCTGTTTTACAGAATCAAAAATATTTTTTATGATTTTATTTCGTTCATCTTCTGAAACGTCATAATCTGGATCTATATTTCGCCGATAACTTAGAATCAAATCATCCAATAAAGAACGTAGTTCCAGTCTAGATCTGTAGATATACTCGTGAAATTCTGTGTCTTTTTTTAATCCGTATTTTTCTACGGTTTCATTTAGTTTTATACCTCCAATCCTGGCGGATATGATTTCTGATAATATGTACCCAACACCACCAAAAGTAGCAATAAGAAGATATGAAACCGAGGGAGAAACACTGTAAACATCTTTTAAGAGGGCTGGGATTGTTGATCCGCCAATTGCAACACCTGAAAGTCTAGGCA encodes:
- a CDS encoding NHL repeat-containing protein; translated protein: MIKNHLNVTLRKTFIVLLVLGFTACILPLNLAAYAFTNGQSATTVIGQSSFTTNDFTPNATRENSPIGLAFDSSGNLWVADDGNNRVLEYTAPFSNGEAATTVIGQPNFTSFAKATTATGENGTSGLAFDSSGNLWVADFYNSRVLEYKKPFSNGEAASLVIGQPNFTTNTSALTATGLHFPSSLKFDSSGNLWVVDEYNDRVLEYTAPFSNGEAATTVIGQPNFTTNNCVTTATELCVPYDLAFDSSGNLWVTDQDNKRVIEYTTPLSTGEAATTVIGQPNFTTNTSALTATGFIGPYGIAFDSSGNLWVTDQPGNRALEFLKGTGFTNGEAATTVIGQPSFTTGTGALTATGLNNPYGIGFDPSGNLWIVDFLNDRVLGYSLAQATVPEFPIAAILLVIGFASVTMLSRIKFRA
- a CDS encoding chromate resistance protein ChrB domain-containing protein gives rise to the protein MKWVTREHAKVDRIACPWLIKNFVDKDAEFLFVPADSVMQTAKEKNATPYDVSNVELGHHGEECSFDAIVKKYGLDKKDKALVEVAKIVRGADTPNRSLTPQSEGLLAIAYGFSMNAKDDHDNMSKQFYVYDALYSFCKWKLKQPN
- a CDS encoding GNAT family N-acetyltransferase, which produces MIFNTQPLLENDKVILYPLQEKDFEDLYAVASDPKIWEQHPNKDRWKKDVFHTFFDGAIQSKGAFKIVDRATGNVIGSTRFYDYNQKEDHIFIGYTFYATPYWGKGINQSVKVMMLDYIFQFVSKVRFHIGENNIRSQIAISRLGAEKIAEQEVTYFGESLRLNFVYEISKQKWETYRSKKY
- a CDS encoding PadR family transcriptional regulator yields the protein MIKQKGMKVGAVSLWLLLLLAERPMYGYEIIKELEKKFSGYWKPKTGTIYPALEKLEENKSVTSKVEFMDKAPDRKHYAITKKGEDELAESMVHWSKMAEIIENHWETHQAVFRHKSEISKDDLVKIFSNLGKSLQSKDNLEMSKIIPSSKKVSVKNPTDPLEFKFLYAKEKTKEGKDKFEIHIEFEWNEKHKRGSK
- a CDS encoding peptidylprolyl isomerase yields the protein MQQATIETNFGNIVFELLPNYAPETVRNFVKLAKSNFYDGILFHRIIPGFMIQGGDPNTKQPNKSSWGMGGPGYTIRAEFNSKPHVRGVVSMARSDDPNSAGSQFFIVTGDSTFLDGQYTAFGEVKSGMEVADKIGRLPRGKNDCPDIEAKILRITISE
- a CDS encoding class I SAM-dependent methyltransferase — protein: MTRKKSTLNKMYDHFLHIAPRYRELRTTDLGPILFITNKLQHLPKIHAVDIGCGTGRYSLKLAQHLGEKCHLFCLDNNREMLRQLKEHFVSNNITNFTPIRSDSHKIPLQTDSLDCVMSFNAVHHFSLQNFLKESSRVLKNNGRLFIYTRLRDQNAKTIWGMHFPLFEKKENRLYELDELKLAFEKDPNLNINSVKFFEHSRVYPLEKLVEQAKNHHYSTFKFYKKHEFREALHRFVQNILNHYDDLDKITWKDQNTLLVIENKQ
- a CDS encoding YncE family protein → MTNKKIYFGIIGMAGAVIMATLLIYSTENIGKNENKENLVQSKLNSSSLKLIQTIQLPNVSGRIDHMDIDLDGKRLFVSELGNNSVDVIDLTTEKHIKSITGLHEPQGIVFVPNTNKIFVANGQDGTVQIFDASTYSLVNTISLTGDADNIHYDQYQKLVYVGFGNGGLAIIDPTKLELLDIIKLDGHPESFQISDKLQPGIFVNVPEDNSIAIIDAQKRTISTKWQNSEAGGNYPMALDDGNHRLFIVYRSPSQLQVINTDTGKPVAKLDIVKDADDIFFDNKTGQIYITGGEGYLDVISQKDANNYQEIAKTPTGDGGRTSLFVPQLDRLYIAVPDYSGSDAKLLVFETHKIQ
- a CDS encoding beta-propeller fold lactonase family protein, translating into MNVNLNRLTFVFTLILVVTLSSQSILSMNQSHYAFADSVTATITTGTGPYGVAVNPNTNTVYVGNSGGNTGDTVSVINGATNAVTATITVGTVAPQGIAVNPNTNTVYVATANGNTGAGNTISVINGATNAVTSTINVGHEPVGIAVNPNTNTIYVTNYGSGYGDTVSVIDGNTNAVTSTINVGQGPVGIAVNPNTNTIYVTNENSNTVSVIDGNTNAVTSTINVGTGTFGIAVNSNTNTAYASSIGSSTVNAVYVINGATNAVTSTIPVGLQPQGVAVNPTTNNIYVANQGLGAGNTVSVIDGNTNAVTSTITVGTGPNGIAVNPNTNTVYVTNYGNGGTGNTVSVISTSTTDTTSPVLTVPQDITVSPTSTAGAVVTFTVSATDPDDTASTPVCDTASGSTFPIGTTTVTCTSTDTHGNTGSASFTVTVLTPTQASQQLTTTITNMNLSSGQTSSLNSQLTSAINSLNSNQNTQAKNQLNAFINHVNAQTGKTITQAQAVQLIGAAQNIIKSIP
- a CDS encoding YidH family protein, whose amino-acid sequence is MSAEDRKPDRSTQHLANERTFLAWIRTCIAIMGLGFVVARFSLFLREFSILTKNQTIPPNLPSQSSSTILGMSMIGLGILLIIYALINYLKAQKDIEAGKYLPRHSTMYIASIGLAMFGAIVLVYLILISS